The DNA sequence GATTTTGACTCCATAGTGGCTTGAAAGACAGTGCCGGGGTCGTCTAGTATAATTTCTACATTGTTTTTAGCTTTCAATAAATATGTTTCAAAGTATACAGGCTCAAAGACTTCACATAAAGAGGCATTGTAGACATAATAAGTTTGCATTACTACAGTGGCTGCAATTGTCATAACGTAGAGGCTGTCCATCAATATCCATAATCCATTCCCACCATATGCCtcatgaagagaagagaaaatttgctccaaacaaaagaagcgcaccctctttttttaacagtttgctttttttcttccaacaGCTTGTTTCAATTTATGTAACAAAATAGTCGTATTTAACAAATCCCTCCATATGTTAATGAGAGTCAGGACAGTACTCTCATCAAAAGCCACCGCCTACACTCTCATCATATCAGTATGAGTTTTGCTTGCAGGTCTTCTTGCCGCTGTCCCATGTAGATCCATACGGACAAGAGCATTGATTACCATTCCAATATTGGTTTCCTGGGCAGCTGCATGTCTTGCTTCCAGAATTGAACACCTGGCCCTTTTTATTGCACACACAGCATTTCTTTTGCTGATCATAGTGCGCATCCTTGCCACAATCAGGCTGAGGCTTGACGCAAGCAGATCCGTTCCAAGTTGTTCCAGAAGGACAACTGCAGGTCTTGCTTTGGGAGTTGAAAACCTGGCCCTTGTTGTTGCAAACGCAACACTTTTGCGAAGAGTCATAGTGGGCGTCCTTGCCGCAATCTTGAACACAGGCGTAGCCGTTCCAAACTGTTCCAGCCGGGCAGCTGCATGTTAAGGACTTGGAGTCAAAGACTTCGCCCTTCTTGTTGCACACgcaattcttcttttgggtGTCATAGGTAGCGTCCTTGCCGCAATTTGGAGTGCATTGTTTTCCATTCCAAGTTTGGCCGTAGGGACAAACGCAAGCCTTTCCGTTCCAATACTGGCCGTCGGGACAGCTGCAAGTCTTGGTCTGAGAGTTGAAAATCTCGCCGTTTTTATTGCAAATGCACTTCTTTTGGTTCCAATCAAAGTGAGCGTCTTTTCCACAATCCTCTACACACTGTTTTCCATTCCACACCTTGCCATACGGACAGGCGCACTTCTTTCCATTGAAATACTGGCCACCGGGGCAGCTGCAAGTTTTGCTCTGAGAGTTGTAAATCTCCCCGTTGTTGTTGCAGACACATTTCTTTTGCCATTTATCGTAGTGTGCTTGCTTGCCACAATCAACAATGCATTGCTTTCCGTTCCAGACTTGTCCAGGCGGGCAGCTGCAAGTCTTGCTTTGGGAATTATATATCTCGCCGTTGTTGTTGCAAatgcatttcttcttctgctggtCGTAGTGGGCTTGCTTGCCACAATCAACAACGCAAGCCTTTCCGTTCCAATACTGGCCGTCGGGACAGCTGCAGGTCTTGGTCTGAGAGTTGTAAATCTCCCCGTTGTTGTTGCAGACACATTTCTTTTGCCATTTATCGTAGTGTGCTTGCTTGCCACAATCAACAATGCATCCGTAGCCGTTCCAGACTTGTCCAGGCGGGCAGCTGCAAGTCTTGCTCTTGGAATCATAGACCTCTCCATTGTTGTTGCAGACGCATTTCTTTTGCGATTTATCGTAGTGAGCTTCCTTGCCGCAGTCGACAACACATCCGTAGCCGTTCCAAACTTGACCTGGCGGGCAGCTACAAGTCTTGCTTTGAGAATTGAATACCTGACCCTTTTTGTTGCAGACACAGCACTTTTGATCGGCATCATAGTGAGCGTCTTTGCCGCAGTCCTGAACGCACGACTTGCCATTCCAGACCTTTCCGGGGGGGCAGCTGCAAGTCTTGCTCTTGGAGTCATAGATTTGCCCATTGTTGTTGCAAAtgcattttttttgccaCTTGTCGTAGTGAGCTTGCTTGCCACAGTCTACAACGCATCCGTAGCCGTTCCAGACCTGCCCAGGAGGACAGCTGCACGTCTTGGACTTGGAATCATAGTTCTTGCCGTTGTCTTTGCAGACGCAGCAGTTCTTTCCTTTGTCCCAGCTGGCGTAAGAGCCGCAGTCGTTGTAACCGCCACGAGCAACGAGATtgtcttcagcttctctagCCTCGAGGTCATTGGCGGGATTTGGATTAGGGAAAGCGTTGacagagctcaaggagaGCAACGCCGTAAGGAGAACCCGCTTCAGTAACATGGTGGGTGGTTCTCAACAATCTGAGACAGAGGAATTCAAAAAGATTGACAAGGAGCGGCCTCGAGCTGTAGGCAGGAGACTAGTTGGTGGTTAGAAAAGAAGTCTATCATCTAGGCAAATCaagagtttatatagttttcttttctctgcgAAATACGGCATAGGCCCTCATCAGAAAGCTATCCAACAGTCTAACGTCTGCCAGAACAGCCGGAAAGAGCAAGCTCGGGCTGGCAGACTTCTCTAAGGTTCAGCCGCACCCATATTCGACCAAGTGGCCACGATCAGCCAGCCaagagctggccaagacggtGAGCGTAGGATCACTCGGCCACTCATCGTTTGTATAACCAACCTTGCATTTCAGCAACTCCAATAGATCCAAACAAGCACTGTATGTCTCATCCACTCGGGTCGTCGCTGAGCCATCGGGTTTAGGTTTTTACTAGAGTTAACACATAGTAATTACATAGCGTTGAGGAATACGAGGCATCCCTTTGTTTCCATTGGGCAACTGAAAACGCCCATATGCAAGGGAATACGAGATCCGTAACCTTGTTAGCAAGGCTATTGAAAAAAACGAACGAAAAACAGGGAGCTGTCACCCACCTTAGATTTGCTGCTTATTCGGTCTATGACCCTTACTGTCGATCATGGCTTTTCATCAGCCACCGAATTAGAGCATCCTTCATATCGTGTCTGATGCTACGATGCTTCGTCAAAGATGAAATAGTGATGTCCTATATTCGCCGGAGTTCTAGTTTAGTTTGCCGAGTAGGGGGTCTACAACTAGCCATGGCGGGAGGGCTGTTAAAATCGGCTCTCTTTAACCAGACTAGAGCCGCAGAAAACAGGAGCCTTGGAAGAATTGAATTTCAGCGGATCAGCCGCTTGTTCCAATGGCTTCTCGACGGAGGCAGAGACTAGATGCAAGAAGC is a window from the Trichoderma atroviride chromosome 5, complete sequence genome containing:
- a CDS encoding uncharacterized protein (EggNog:ENOG41~SECRETED:SignalP(1-19)), giving the protein MLLKRVLLTALLSLSSVNAFPNPNPANDLEAREAEDNLVARGGYNDCGSYASWDKGKNCCVCKDNGKNYDSKSKTCSCPPGQVWNGYGCVVDCGKQAHYDKWQKKCICNNNGQIYDSKSKTCSCPPGKVWNGKSCVQDCGKDAHYDADQKCCVCNKKGQVFNSQSKTCSCPPGQVWNGYGCVVDCGKEAHYDKSQKKCVCNNNGEVYDSKSKTCSCPPGQVWNGYGCIVDCGKQAHYDKWQKKCVCNNNGEIYNSQTKTCSCPDGQYWNGKACVVDCGKQAHYDQQKKKCICNNNGEIYNSQSKTCSCPPGQVWNGKQCIVDCGKQAHYDKWQKKCVCNNNGEIYNSQSKTCSCPGGQYFNGKKCACPYGKVWNGKQCVEDCGKDAHFDWNQKKCICNKNGEIFNSQTKTCSCPDGQYWNGKACVCPYGQTWNGKQCTPNCGKDATYDTQKKNCVCNKKGEVFDSKSLTCSCPAGTVWNGYACVQDCGKDAHYDSSQKCCVCNNKGQVFNSQSKTCSCPSGTTWNGSACVKPQPDCGKDAHYDQQKKCCVCNKKGQVFNSGSKTCSCPGNQYWNGNQCSCPYGSTWDSGKKTCKQNSY